One window of the Vigna radiata var. radiata cultivar VC1973A chromosome 1, Vradiata_ver6, whole genome shotgun sequence genome contains the following:
- the LOC111241301 gene encoding uncharacterized protein LOC111241301, giving the protein MEKKKSVPKYSEFGLREEGSKSYKFNGPQQKGTGFCAANDPELKRKKRIKSYNVFTVEGNLKTTVRNGFKWIKNKFGDIRTRV; this is encoded by the coding sequence ATGGAGAAAAAGAAGTCAGTCCCTAAATACTCAGAATTCGGGTTGAGAGAAGAAGGATCAAAGTCGTACAAGTTCAACGGGCCACAGCAGAAGGGAACTGGGTTCTGTGCAGCAAATGATCCAGAgctcaagaggaagaagagaatcAAGTCCTACAACGTCTTCACTGTAGAGGGAAACCTTAAAACAACTGTCAGAAACGGGTTCAAGTGGATCAAGAACAAGTTTGGAGATATTCGTACTCGTGTCTGa